The nucleotide window GTCATTAAAACTTATCGTTATGAAAAGAATATCTTTACTTTTTACTTTTTGCCTTTCGCTCATTCTTAATGGGCAGTTCACCAGTCCGGGCACAGGAATAACCTACACTTTAACAAGTCTTTCGGCCGCTGCACCCACGGTACTCGTAAATAACGGTACTTCGTACACGATGACGGCCAATGTAACCATAGCGGGTGGAGATACCCTCCTGATGGACGAAAATACCACGCTTACCATCAATCCCGGAATAAAATTAACAGTAGCCGGAACCTATAATACCACAGCAACAAGTTTAACAATAACTTCTGGAAATGCTTTATCGGTGTTCAACGGAATTCAGTTTGATGCCGGTTCCACTGTGGCCATGCGTAATACTACCCTTGAATACGGCGGCGGAATACGGGTTTCAACAGGTAATTTCCTGATGGATAACTGCATCGTGCGGGATTTCAAGGCGGGATTGGTTACCAGCGGAACCATGTCATTCTCCACTGGAAGTCCCATTGTGCAGAATTCGCAGTTCCTTCAGAATGATTATCCGGCATTTTCGTCGGCTGCCAATGCTACAGTTTCTGCAGTTTTCCAGAATAATTACCTTTTCGGAAATTCAAAACTCAATACCAACAGACCGCAGATCAATATGGGTCCCGGTGGTGCCGATTCGCTTAAGATTATAAATAATACGATTTTGGGTAACCGTGCGCTTACGATGGTGGGCGGTATTTCGGCTTCTGCACTGATTGGAGGCACCAACAGGGTGAAAATCCTTAACAATACAATTAAAGACAACCGTTATGGCATCACGATGGCAGGAAGTTCTTCCGCAGGAATTATCAAGGGAAATATCATTGAGGACAATGACTCCCAAAACCTGCCTAACAGCGGCGGAAGCGGCATTTCGCTGTCTGCGACCAGTGACCAGCTTTATGTTACCCAAAATCAGATCCGAAGGAATCTTTGGGGCATTACCCTGCTCTCCAATGCTCAGGTGAATCTGGGCAGTGATGCACCGGGGAACATCAATCCGGGACAGAACATCTTTAAGGATAACGGTAATGGTGGAAACCTTTACGCTCTTTTCAATAACACACCGAATACCATCCAGGCCAAGTTTAACTGTTGGCGTGAAACGGAGCTGTCCACAGATGCCATGGTCGAAAGTGTAATTTCACACCAGGCAGATGATCCGGCACTTGGTCCGGTGATTTATTCACCCTATAACTGTGCCGTCCTGAAAGTTGCTGAACCGGAAAATATCAGCACCGCCCTGTATCCAAATCCGAGCAACGGCGATTTTATTTTTGAATCTGCCAAAGCCGGAAACCTTAATATTACCGACCTTTCGGGCCGTCTTGTTTATTCGGCATTGGTGCAGAAAGGAAAAAACAGTTACCGGTTGAATGTGCCACAGGGTGTTTATATGATTGTTTTCATTTCAGAAAGGCAAAAGATTTCGAAGAAACTTATAATCAGACAATAACAGCACAGGAACAGAGTAATAACCGGATCAATAAAATTTAAGACTGTGAACTATCATACAAGAAAATGGATTAAACCCGAGGACCTTAATCCCAACCATACCCTTTTTGGTGGCAGACTGCTGCAGTGGATTGATGAAGAAGCAGCGCTATATGCTATTGTGCAGCTGGAAACGCCACGGTGTGTCACCAAATATATTTCTGAAATTAATTTTATAAGTTCCGCAAAGCAGGGAGACATTATTGAAATCGGAATTGAGGCCATAAGTTTTGGCCATACTTCTATCACCCTGGCTTGTCATGTACGCAATATGATGACCCGCCAAACCATTATTACGATAGACAGGATCACCTTTGTAGGTGTTAATGAGGAAGGGAAGCCTACACGCCACGGAAAAACAAAAATAGAATACATTTCCGACCGCCTGAAGCTAAAAGAGTAATGCAGATTAATATTAAAAATATGGTTTGCGAGCGTTGTATAGCAGCGGTGAGGAACATTTTTGATCTTCTTGATGTAAAGCTGGAGAAAGTACAGCTGGGAGTGGTGGAAACTGTTAATGAACTCAGTCATCAGGATCTGGACCGTTTGGAGCAGGGATTGAAGACACAGGGCTTCGAACTTCTCAGGTCGCAGGCGGAAATACTGACCGGTCAGGTGAAAAACGAAATCGTTCTGCTGATTGCCGGACTGGACATCGCCGAAGACTTTCTATTATCCGGGTTTCTGTCTGCGCGGTTTCATAAACACTATACCGCCATTTCAAAAACCTTTTCACAGCAGGAAAACACTACGCTGGAACAGTATTTCATCCACCAGAAAGTGGAGAAAGTGAAAGAACTCCTGCTGTATGGCGAGTTGACGCTCACTGAGATCTCAGGTAAACTGGGGTATAAAAGTGTTCAGCATCTTTCTTCGCAGTTCAGGAACATTACAGGCTCCAGCCCAACCGACTTTAAGTCACAAAACCGCTCCGGCCGCATCCCGCTGGATAAAATCTGAATTTTATAAGCATAATCTATGTACTTGTAACTGCTTCCCGTCCAGTTTCAGGACCTTTGGTTTTCAAATAAATAAAATGGAAAACCTACATCATAAACCACAGCAAGTACCCCCTTCCGAAAGGATTTCGCCAAGTTCTGTATATTTCTGTCCGATGGAATGCGAAGGCGAAAAAGTATATTTCAGTCCCGGCAAACGGTGCCCCGTCTGCAATATGTTCCTCGTCCCTATAGAGGAGCGCGCCGATTATCGGGATAAAGCGCCCACCTTCTCAAAAACAAACCTCCCGGAAAGCTTCAGCACCAAAGTGGGTCAGTATTTCTGTCCGATGTTCTGCGAATCCGACAGGACCTACACCACGGATGTGGGCTGCCCGGTTTGCCATATGCACCTGGAAGAAATCACACCCGAATTTATTGCAAATGCACAGCCTGTACCGCATGGTCATAGGCCAGAGGTCCCCGAGCCTGAAAACCTGAAGGCTCATGCGGGAAAATACTATTGCCCAATGTTCTGCGAAGGTGATAAGGTGTATGACAGTAATGTGGGCTGTCCGGTGTGCGGAATGAACCTTGTACAGATCCCGGGTAAATCAGGAGCTGGGGAGGATAAAACTTATGAAAATCTCAGGAGGAAGTTCTTCACCGCACTGGCTTTTACAATACCTGTCTTTATACTGTCCATGGGAGGCATGATTTTCAGCTTTCCGTTTTCACACCGGATCCAGGGCATACTTGAACTGTTACTGACAATCCCTGTTCTTTTCTATTCAGGTTGGTTCTTAATGAAGCGCGGCTGGATCTCTTTCCAAACATGGAACCTCAATATGTTCAGTCTCATTGCGCTGGGAGTGGCGGCCGCTTTCCTGTTCAGTCTCGCGGCTCTGCTCTTTCCTGATATCTTTCCGCATGAGATGAGTCACAGCGGAAGTATTCCCCTGTACTTTGAAGCAGTATGTGTCATACTGACCTTGGTCATATTGGGTCAGCTGTTGGAAGCGGCAGCGCACAGGAAAACGGGTGGCGCCATAAAGGAATTGTTGAGCCTGTCACCCGATGAGGCCACACTCCTTATAAACGGCGCGGAGAAACGTGTACCGCTCTCAGAGGTAAAAATAGGCGACCTGCTGAAAGTCAAGCCCGGTGAGAAAATTCCTGTGGACGGAAAAATCACCAACGGTAGCTCTGCGGTAGATGAAAGTATGATCACCGGTGAACCCATACCTGTACAAAAAAGCGCCGGTGACCGTGTAAGCTCCGGAACGATTAACGGTAACAGTGTCTTTACCATGCAGGCTGAAAAAGTAGGCGATGAGACACTGCTTGCACAAATAATAAAAATGGTCCATGAGGCCAGCCGCAGCAAGGCACCCATACAAAAAATCGCCGACAGAGTTTCAGGGATCTTTGTACCTACTGTGATTGCAGTATCAATACTGACCTTTGTTGGATGGCTGGTATTTGGCGGCGAAAACAGGATGACAATGGCATTCCTCAATTCCGTAGCAGTACTTATCGTTGCATGTCCATGTGCGCTGGGTCTGGCCACACCAATGAGCCTTATGGTAGGCATTGGCAAGGGCGCAAAAAATGGGGTTCTCATCAGAAATGCCGAGGCGCTGGAGCAAATGCATAAAGTAGACGTACTTATTACGGATAAAACGGGGACCTTGACGGAAGGAAAACCTGGCCTGGAAGATATTTTCATATTTAATGGAGCCGGCAGAACCCAGGTTCTTGAACTGGCGGCGGCACTCAACAGCAATTCGGAACACCCTCTCGCTGATGCCGTATTGACCGCATTCAGTGATCAAAATACAGACAAGCCTGTTGGTCCGCCAGCTGTTCATAATTTTGAAAATATTGCCGGAAAAGGGCTTAAAGCAGAGTTAAATGGTTCTGTACTCCTCCTGGGCAATCAGGCATTACTTGAACTGTTTGATGTTAATATACCGCAAGCCGCGGCCGAGCACGCTGCGCAGCAGCAGGGATTGGCAAAAACAGTTTCCTTCCTGGCCAAAGATGCCGGTGTTCTGGCTGTTCTCAGTTTCTCAGACCGGATAAAGCCTTCGTCAGATTCAGCGGTAAAACATCTTCGCCAACATGGAGTGGAAGTAATAATGATGTCGGGTGACAATGAACATACCGCCGGCGCCGTCGCAAAAAAACTTGGCATCACTGAATTCTACGGCGCACAGCTTCCGGCAGATAAACTTAATAAAATTAAGGAACTGCAGCAGAAAGGTAAAATCGTGGCAATGGCAGGCGACGGGATTAACGACGCACCTGCACTGGCTCAGGCAGACGTAGGAATCGCAATGGGCACCGGTACGGATGTGGCTATTGAAAGTGCAGAGATCACGCTGCTGAAAGGTGATATCACAGGCGTTGCAAAAGCCCGCATCCTGAGCGGCCAGCTGCTGAAAAATATCAAACAGAACCTTTTCTTCGCCTTTGTATACAATGTTTTTGGCATTCCGATTGCAGCTGGTTTGCTTTATCCTTTTTTCGGAATATTACTCAGCCCAATGATTGCGGCCGCGGCCATGAGCCTGAGCTCGGTATCTGTCATTCTGAACTCTTTGAGGTTAAATTCGGTGGATATCAATGTAAAGGACTTGCACCACACCACTCCCAAAGGACGCGATTGCTGATTGCTACGAAAAAGGAATTGGTGATTCGACTATGTAAAAGTAAAAGTATCAGCCATAAAAAATAACGAACAATTAAACACCAAATAATATAAAATAATAAACCTATGTCAAATCTGGAAAAAAAGAAAATTGCTGTACTTGCAGCAGACGGTTATGAACAGTCTGAACTCGACAAACCTGTAGAAGCGCTTAAATCGGCAGGTGCCGACGTGAAAATTATTTCACTGAAACCCGGTAGTATAAAGGCGATGAAAGACCACGAATGGAGTACTTCCGTAGAGGTGGACCATATCGTAAAAGAAGTTAAGGCTGATGACTTCGACGCACTGCTGCTTCCGGGCGGAGTAATCAATCCCGACACTCTGCGTGCTGATGAAGTTGCCGTTAAGTTTGTGAAGGATTTCTTCACTCAAAACAAACCTGTGGCGGCTATTTGCCATGGACCTCAAACTATTATTGATGCTG belongs to Chryseobacterium sp. and includes:
- a CDS encoding right-handed parallel beta-helix repeat-containing protein → MKRISLLFTFCLSLILNGQFTSPGTGITYTLTSLSAAAPTVLVNNGTSYTMTANVTIAGGDTLLMDENTTLTINPGIKLTVAGTYNTTATSLTITSGNALSVFNGIQFDAGSTVAMRNTTLEYGGGIRVSTGNFLMDNCIVRDFKAGLVTSGTMSFSTGSPIVQNSQFLQNDYPAFSSAANATVSAVFQNNYLFGNSKLNTNRPQINMGPGGADSLKIINNTILGNRALTMVGGISASALIGGTNRVKILNNTIKDNRYGITMAGSSSAGIIKGNIIEDNDSQNLPNSGGSGISLSATSDQLYVTQNQIRRNLWGITLLSNAQVNLGSDAPGNINPGQNIFKDNGNGGNLYALFNNTPNTIQAKFNCWRETELSTDAMVESVISHQADDPALGPVIYSPYNCAVLKVAEPENISTALYPNPSNGDFIFESAKAGNLNITDLSGRLVYSALVQKGKNSYRLNVPQGVYMIVFISERQKISKKLIIRQ
- a CDS encoding acyl-CoA thioesterase; protein product: MNYHTRKWIKPEDLNPNHTLFGGRLLQWIDEEAALYAIVQLETPRCVTKYISEINFISSAKQGDIIEIGIEAISFGHTSITLACHVRNMMTRQTIITIDRITFVGVNEEGKPTRHGKTKIEYISDRLKLKE
- a CDS encoding helix-turn-helix domain-containing protein translates to MQINIKNMVCERCIAAVRNIFDLLDVKLEKVQLGVVETVNELSHQDLDRLEQGLKTQGFELLRSQAEILTGQVKNEIVLLIAGLDIAEDFLLSGFLSARFHKHYTAISKTFSQQENTTLEQYFIHQKVEKVKELLLYGELTLTEISGKLGYKSVQHLSSQFRNITGSSPTDFKSQNRSGRIPLDKI
- a CDS encoding copper-transporting P-type ATPase; translated protein: MENLHHKPQQVPPSERISPSSVYFCPMECEGEKVYFSPGKRCPVCNMFLVPIEERADYRDKAPTFSKTNLPESFSTKVGQYFCPMFCESDRTYTTDVGCPVCHMHLEEITPEFIANAQPVPHGHRPEVPEPENLKAHAGKYYCPMFCEGDKVYDSNVGCPVCGMNLVQIPGKSGAGEDKTYENLRRKFFTALAFTIPVFILSMGGMIFSFPFSHRIQGILELLLTIPVLFYSGWFLMKRGWISFQTWNLNMFSLIALGVAAAFLFSLAALLFPDIFPHEMSHSGSIPLYFEAVCVILTLVILGQLLEAAAHRKTGGAIKELLSLSPDEATLLINGAEKRVPLSEVKIGDLLKVKPGEKIPVDGKITNGSSAVDESMITGEPIPVQKSAGDRVSSGTINGNSVFTMQAEKVGDETLLAQIIKMVHEASRSKAPIQKIADRVSGIFVPTVIAVSILTFVGWLVFGGENRMTMAFLNSVAVLIVACPCALGLATPMSLMVGIGKGAKNGVLIRNAEALEQMHKVDVLITDKTGTLTEGKPGLEDIFIFNGAGRTQVLELAAALNSNSEHPLADAVLTAFSDQNTDKPVGPPAVHNFENIAGKGLKAELNGSVLLLGNQALLELFDVNIPQAAAEHAAQQQGLAKTVSFLAKDAGVLAVLSFSDRIKPSSDSAVKHLRQHGVEVIMMSGDNEHTAGAVAKKLGITEFYGAQLPADKLNKIKELQQKGKIVAMAGDGINDAPALAQADVGIAMGTGTDVAIESAEITLLKGDITGVAKARILSGQLLKNIKQNLFFAFVYNVFGIPIAAGLLYPFFGILLSPMIAAAAMSLSSVSVILNSLRLNSVDINVKDLHHTTPKGRDC
- a CDS encoding type 1 glutamine amidotransferase domain-containing protein, yielding MSNLEKKKIAVLAADGYEQSELDKPVEALKSAGADVKIISLKPGSIKAMKDHEWSTSVEVDHIVKEVKADDFDALLLPGGVINPDTLRADEVAVKFVKDFFTQNKPVAAICHGPQTIIDAEEIKGRKMTSFNAISKDLINAGANWVDEEVVTDGNLTTSRKPDDIPAFNERILQEFGK